The Abyssisolibacter fermentans genome segment CATGTACAAGTCTAATAAAAAAAAGTACAGATAATGAAAGTGAGTATAATATTGAATTTATAATTAAAGAAGATAGTTTAAGTATTATTATTGAAGATTTAAATAATTCTTATGATATTGAAAATTGTAGAGGAGATAAAAAAGATTTAAGCTTTTTTATCATAAACACATTAATGGATGAAGTTGTATGTAATAAAAATGGTAAAAGTATAAAAGTTCTACTTGTCAAGAATAGGAGTAGATTATAATGAAAGTTAATGTCATAGGTAATGAAACAGATAAAAATAATATTAAATATATAGATACAACAGAATTATTTAAATTATATAGAAAAGATAGAGACAACAAAATTAGAGATGAGTTAATAAATAGACATCTTTATATAGCAGAAATACTAACAAAAAAATATTTAAATAGAGGAATAGATTATGATGATATATATCAAGTAGCTAGTTTAGGTCTTATATACGCAGTAGAAAGATTTGACATAACAAAAGGATATGAATTTAATAGTTTTGCTACCCCAACAATAATTGGAGAAATAAAAAAATATTTTAGGGATAAAAGTTGGATTATGAAAGTACCTAGAAGAATACAAGAACTTTCAAAAAAAATAACAAATACAAAAGCTATATTAAGTCAAAAACTTGATAAGATGCCAACTGTATCAAATATAGCAGAGTATTTAGATTGTACTGAAGAAGAAATATTAGAAGCATTAGAAGCCAATAAGGCTTATACTCCACATTCATTAGATGTCTATTATGATAATGATGAAAAAGATAATGATTTCAATTTATTAGCAGTATTAGGAAAGAATGATGAAGCATTAACCAAAATAGAAGATATAGATTTTATAAATACGATAATTGATAAATTAGATGATAAAGAAAAACAAATAATAAAGGATAGATATTTTTATGAAAAAACACAAGCAGAGATTGCTAAAAATTTAGGAGTATCTCAAATGACAGTTTCAAGGATGGAAAAAAATATTATAAATAAGTTTAAAAAAGAATTAGATAAG includes the following:
- a CDS encoding ATP-binding protein, whose product is MNSNKSYDSIKMILKKKPEYVSIIRITVSSIANKMGFNIEEIDDIKLALGETCTSLIKKSTDNESEYNIEFIIKEDSLSIIIEDLNNSYDIENCRGDKKDLSFFIINTLMDEVVCNKNGKSIKVLLVKNRSRL
- a CDS encoding SigB/SigF/SigG family RNA polymerase sigma factor, which produces MKVNVIGNETDKNNIKYIDTTELFKLYRKDRDNKIRDELINRHLYIAEILTKKYLNRGIDYDDIYQVASLGLIYAVERFDITKGYEFNSFATPTIIGEIKKYFRDKSWIMKVPRRIQELSKKITNTKAILSQKLDKMPTVSNIAEYLDCTEEEILEALEANKAYTPHSLDVYYDNDEKDNDFNLLAVLGKNDEALTKIEDIDFINTIIDKLDDKEKQIIKDRYFYEKTQAEIAKNLGVSQMTVSRMEKNIINKFKKELDKNI